A single genomic interval of Prionailurus viverrinus isolate Anna chromosome A2, UM_Priviv_1.0, whole genome shotgun sequence harbors:
- the ADAMTS10 gene encoding A disintegrin and metalloproteinase with thrombospondin motifs 10 isoform X6 produces MAPACHILRWVLTLGLGLTFEVLHAFRSQDEFLSSLESYEIAFPTRVDHNGALLAFSPPPPRRQRRGTGPAAESRLFYKVAAPSTHFLLNLTRSPRLLAGHVSVEYWTREGLAWQRAARPHCLYAGHLQGQAGSSRVAISTCGGLHGLIVADEEEYLIEPLQVGPKGTQGPEESGPHVVYKRSSLRHPHLDTACGVRDEKPWKGRPWWLRTLKPPPARPLGNETERGQPGLKRSVSRERYVETLVVADKMMVAYHGRRDVEQYVLAIMNIVAKLFQDSSLGNIVNILVTRLILLTEDQPTLEITHHAGKSLDSFCKWQKSIVNRSGHGNAIPENGVANHDTAVLITRHDICIYKNKPCGTLGLAPVGGMCERERSCSINEDIGLATAFTIAHEIGHTFGMNHDGVGNSCGARGQDPAKLMAAHITMKTNPFVWSSCSRDYITSFLDSGLGLCLNNRPPRQDFVYPTVAPGQAYDADEQCRFQHGVKSRQCKYGEVCSELWCLSKSNRCITNSIPAAEGTLCQTHTIDKGWCYKRVCVPFGSRPEGVDGAWGPWTPWGDCSRTCGGGVSSSSRHCDSPRPTIGGKYCLGERRRHRSCNTDDCPPGSQDFREMQCSEFDSVPFRGKFYTWKTYRGGGVKACSLTCLAEGFNFYTERAAAVVDGTPCRPDTVDICVSGECKHVGCDRVLGSDLREDKCRVCGGDGSACETIEGVFSPASPAAGYEEVVWIPKGSVHIFIQDLNLSLSHLALKADQESLLLEGLPGTPQPHRLPLAGTTFQLRQGPDQTQSLEALGPINASLIVMVLARTELAALRYRFNAPIARDALPPYSWHYAPWTKCSAQCAGGEPGAGRGVPQSAGQLGRGPPPLQRPQQTAQEAARLQHRALPTRLGGGELVALQPQL; encoded by the exons ATGGCTCCCGCCTGCCATATCCTCCGCTGGGTCCTCACCCTGGGGCTGGGCCTCACATTCGAAGTCCTACATGCCTTCCGGTCTCAAG ATGAGTTCCTGTCCAGTCTGGAGAGCTATGAGATCGCATTCCCCACTCGAGTGGACCATAATGGGGCACTGCTGGCCTtctcgcccccgcccccccggagGCAGCGTCGGGGCACAGGGCCAGCCGCAGAGTCCCGCCTCTTCTACAAGGTGGCTGCACCCAGCACCCACTTCCTGCTGAACCTGACCCGCAGCCCCCGCCTTCTAGCAGGGCACGTCTCCGTGGAGTACTGGACACGGGAGGGCCTGGCCTGGCAGAGGGCTGCCCGGCCCCACTGCCTCTACGCCGGCCACTTGCAGGGCCAGGCCGGCAGCTCCCGTGTGGCCATCAGCACCTGTGGGGGCCTG CATGGCCTCATTGTGGCAGATGAAGAAGAATACTTGATCGAGCCCCTGCAAGTTGGGCCCAAAGGAACCCAGGGCCCAGAGGAGAGTGGCCCCCATGTGGTATACAAGCGCTCCTCTCTGCGTCACCCCCACCTGGACACAGCCTGTGGAGTGAGAG ACGAGAAACCGTGGAAGGGGCGGCCATGGTGGCTGCGCACCCTGAAGCCGCCACCTGCCAGGCCCCTGGGGAATGAAACAGAGCGTGGCCAGCCAGGCCTGAAGCGCTCGGTCAGCCGAGAGCGCTACGTGGAGACCCTGGTGGTGGCTGACAAGATGATGGTGGCCTACCACGGGCGCCGAGACGTGGAACAGTACGTGCTGGCCATCATGAACATT GTTGCCAAACTTTTCCAGGACTCGAGTCTGGGAAACATCGTTAATATCCTGGTGACACGCCTCATCCTGCTCACGGAGGACCAG CCCACCCTGGAGATCACCCACCACGCCGGGAAGTCCCTGGACAGCTTCTGTAAGTGGCAGAAATCCATCGTGAACCGCAGCGGCCATGGCAACGCCATTCCGGAGAACGGTGTGGCCAACCATGACACAGCGGTGCTCATCACGcg CCACGACATCTGCATCTACAAGAACAAACCGTGCGGTACGCTAG GCCTGGCACCCGTGGGCGGGAtgtgtgagcgggagaggagctGCAGTATCAACGAGGACATTGGCCTGGCCACGGCCTTCACCATCGCCCACGAGATCGGACACAC GTTTGGCATGAACCACGACGGCGTGGGGAACAGCTGCGGGGCCCGTGGCCAGGACCCAGCAAAGCTCATGGCCGCCCACATCACCATGAAGACCAACCCTTTCGTGTGGTCGTCCTGCAGCCGCGACTACATCACCAGCTTTCTGGA CTCAGGCCTGGGGCTGTGCCTGAACAACCGGCCCCCCAGACAGGACTTCGTGTACCCGACCGTAGCACCCGGCCAGGCCTACGACGCGGATGAACAGTGCCGCTTCCAACATGGAGTCAAATCGCGTCAGTGTAAATACGGG GAGGTCTGCAGCGAGCTGTGGTGTCTGAGCAAGAGCAACCGATGCATCACCAACAGCATTCCAGCCGCCGAGGGCACGCTGTGCCAGACGCACACCATCGACAAGGGG tGGTGCTACAAGAGAGTGTGCGTCCCCTTCGGGTCGCGGCCGGAGGGCGTGGACGGGGCTTGGGGCCCGTGGACCCCGTGGGGCGACTGCAGCCGGACGTGCGGCGGCGGCGTGTCCTCCTCCAGCCGTCATTGCGACAGCCCCAG gcCAACGATCGGGGGCAAGTACTGCCTGGGTGAGAGACGGCGGCACCGCTCCTGCAACACCGAC GACTGTCCCCCAGGCTCTCAGGACTTCAGGGAAATGCAGTGCTCTGAATTTGACAGTGTCCCCTTCCGTGGAAAATTCTACACATGGAAGACATACCGAGGAG GGGGCGTGAAGGCCTGCTCACTCACGTGCCTGGCCGAAGGCTTCAACTTCTACACCGAGAGGGCGGCAGCCGTGGTGGACGGGACGCCCTGCCGCCCAGACACGGTGGACATTTGCGTCAGCGGCGAGTGCAAG cacgtGGGCTGTGACCGGGTCCTGGGCTCCGACCTGAGGGAAGACAAGTGCAGGGTCTGTGGTGGTGACGGCAGTGCCTGCGAAACCATTGAGGGGGTCTTCAGCCCAGCTTCGCCTGCAGCCG GGTATGAGGAAGTCGTCTGGATCCCCAAAGGCTCCGTCCACATCTTCATCCAGGACCTGAACCTTTCCCTCAGTCACCTGG CCCTGAAGGCGGACCAGGAGTCCCTGCTGCTGGAGGGGCTGCCCGGGACCCCCCAGCCGCACCGCCTGCCCCTGGCTGGGACCACCTTTCAGCTGCGACAGGGGCCAGATCAGACACAGAGCCTGGAAGCCCTGGGACCTATAAATGCGTCTCTCATCGTCATG gTGCTGGCCCGGACAGAGCTGGCGGCCCTCCGCTACCGTTTCAACGCGCCCATCGCCCGGGATGCACTGCCCCCCTACTCCTGGCACTATGCACCCTGGACCAAGTGCTCCGCCCAGTGTGCCGGCGGTGAG CCAGGTGCAGGCCGTGGAGTGCCGCAATCAGCTGGACAGCTCGGCCGTGGCCCCCCACCACTGCAGCGCCCACAGCAAACTGCCCAAGAGGCAGCGCGCCTGCAACACAGAGCCCTGCCCACCCGA ctGGGTGGTGGGGAACTGGTCGCGCTGCAGCCGCAGCTGTGA
- the ADAMTS10 gene encoding A disintegrin and metalloproteinase with thrombospondin motifs 10 isoform X4: MAPACHILRWVLTLGLGLTFEVLHAFRSQDEFLSSLESYEIAFPTRVDHNGALLAFSPPPPRRQRRGTGPAAESRLFYKVAAPSTHFLLNLTRSPRLLAGHVSVEYWTREGLAWQRAARPHCLYAGHLQGQAGSSRVAISTCGGLHGLIVADEEEYLIEPLQVGPKGTQGPEESGPHVVYKRSSLRHPHLDTACGVRDEKPWKGRPWWLRTLKPPPARPLGNETERGQPGLKRSVSRERYVETLVVADKMMVAYHGRRDVEQYVLAIMNIVAKLFQDSSLGNIVNILVTRLILLTEDQPTLEITHHAGKSLDSFCKWQKSIVNRSGHGNAIPENGVANHDTAVLITRHDICIYKNKPCGTLGLAPVGGMCERERSCSINEDIGLATAFTIAHEIGHTFGMNHDGVGNSCGARGQDPAKLMAAHITMKTNPFVWSSCSRDYITSFLDSGLGLCLNNRPPRQDFVYPTVAPGQAYDADEQCRFQHGVKSRQCKYGEVCSELWCLSKSNRCITNSIPAAEGTLCQTHTIDKGWCYKRVCVPFGSRPEGVDGAWGPWTPWGDCSRTCGGGVSSSSRHCDSPRPTIGGKYCLGERRRHRSCNTDDCPPGSQDFREMQCSEFDSVPFRGKFYTWKTYRGGGVKACSLTCLAEGFNFYTERAAAVVDGTPCRPDTVDICVSGECKHVGCDRVLGSDLREDKCRVCGGDGSACETIEGVFSPASPAAGYEEVVWIPKGSVHIFIQDLNLSLSHLALKADQESLLLEGLPGTPQPHRLPLAGTTFQLRQGPDQTQSLEALGPINASLIVMVLARTELAALRYRFNAPIARDALPPYSWHYAPWTKCSAQCAGARCRPWSAAISWTARPWPPTTAAPTANCPRGSAPATQSPAHPTGWWGTGRAAAAAVMRACAAAPSCASAACRPPRRRRWTTARARSRARQCWRPARAPLARRSGRPWTGQSAPPAAGQASATASSFARAQTTAPRCPPGTARPRPSRRPPCAATCAAAPQLAGWRASGASAPHSAASGSNRGRCAAPATRGSRHASAPRPCGPPPRSSAKPSATARPPGTAPKFCSRAYFRQMCCKTCQGR; this comes from the exons ATGGCTCCCGCCTGCCATATCCTCCGCTGGGTCCTCACCCTGGGGCTGGGCCTCACATTCGAAGTCCTACATGCCTTCCGGTCTCAAG ATGAGTTCCTGTCCAGTCTGGAGAGCTATGAGATCGCATTCCCCACTCGAGTGGACCATAATGGGGCACTGCTGGCCTtctcgcccccgcccccccggagGCAGCGTCGGGGCACAGGGCCAGCCGCAGAGTCCCGCCTCTTCTACAAGGTGGCTGCACCCAGCACCCACTTCCTGCTGAACCTGACCCGCAGCCCCCGCCTTCTAGCAGGGCACGTCTCCGTGGAGTACTGGACACGGGAGGGCCTGGCCTGGCAGAGGGCTGCCCGGCCCCACTGCCTCTACGCCGGCCACTTGCAGGGCCAGGCCGGCAGCTCCCGTGTGGCCATCAGCACCTGTGGGGGCCTG CATGGCCTCATTGTGGCAGATGAAGAAGAATACTTGATCGAGCCCCTGCAAGTTGGGCCCAAAGGAACCCAGGGCCCAGAGGAGAGTGGCCCCCATGTGGTATACAAGCGCTCCTCTCTGCGTCACCCCCACCTGGACACAGCCTGTGGAGTGAGAG ACGAGAAACCGTGGAAGGGGCGGCCATGGTGGCTGCGCACCCTGAAGCCGCCACCTGCCAGGCCCCTGGGGAATGAAACAGAGCGTGGCCAGCCAGGCCTGAAGCGCTCGGTCAGCCGAGAGCGCTACGTGGAGACCCTGGTGGTGGCTGACAAGATGATGGTGGCCTACCACGGGCGCCGAGACGTGGAACAGTACGTGCTGGCCATCATGAACATT GTTGCCAAACTTTTCCAGGACTCGAGTCTGGGAAACATCGTTAATATCCTGGTGACACGCCTCATCCTGCTCACGGAGGACCAG CCCACCCTGGAGATCACCCACCACGCCGGGAAGTCCCTGGACAGCTTCTGTAAGTGGCAGAAATCCATCGTGAACCGCAGCGGCCATGGCAACGCCATTCCGGAGAACGGTGTGGCCAACCATGACACAGCGGTGCTCATCACGcg CCACGACATCTGCATCTACAAGAACAAACCGTGCGGTACGCTAG GCCTGGCACCCGTGGGCGGGAtgtgtgagcgggagaggagctGCAGTATCAACGAGGACATTGGCCTGGCCACGGCCTTCACCATCGCCCACGAGATCGGACACAC GTTTGGCATGAACCACGACGGCGTGGGGAACAGCTGCGGGGCCCGTGGCCAGGACCCAGCAAAGCTCATGGCCGCCCACATCACCATGAAGACCAACCCTTTCGTGTGGTCGTCCTGCAGCCGCGACTACATCACCAGCTTTCTGGA CTCAGGCCTGGGGCTGTGCCTGAACAACCGGCCCCCCAGACAGGACTTCGTGTACCCGACCGTAGCACCCGGCCAGGCCTACGACGCGGATGAACAGTGCCGCTTCCAACATGGAGTCAAATCGCGTCAGTGTAAATACGGG GAGGTCTGCAGCGAGCTGTGGTGTCTGAGCAAGAGCAACCGATGCATCACCAACAGCATTCCAGCCGCCGAGGGCACGCTGTGCCAGACGCACACCATCGACAAGGGG tGGTGCTACAAGAGAGTGTGCGTCCCCTTCGGGTCGCGGCCGGAGGGCGTGGACGGGGCTTGGGGCCCGTGGACCCCGTGGGGCGACTGCAGCCGGACGTGCGGCGGCGGCGTGTCCTCCTCCAGCCGTCATTGCGACAGCCCCAG gcCAACGATCGGGGGCAAGTACTGCCTGGGTGAGAGACGGCGGCACCGCTCCTGCAACACCGAC GACTGTCCCCCAGGCTCTCAGGACTTCAGGGAAATGCAGTGCTCTGAATTTGACAGTGTCCCCTTCCGTGGAAAATTCTACACATGGAAGACATACCGAGGAG GGGGCGTGAAGGCCTGCTCACTCACGTGCCTGGCCGAAGGCTTCAACTTCTACACCGAGAGGGCGGCAGCCGTGGTGGACGGGACGCCCTGCCGCCCAGACACGGTGGACATTTGCGTCAGCGGCGAGTGCAAG cacgtGGGCTGTGACCGGGTCCTGGGCTCCGACCTGAGGGAAGACAAGTGCAGGGTCTGTGGTGGTGACGGCAGTGCCTGCGAAACCATTGAGGGGGTCTTCAGCCCAGCTTCGCCTGCAGCCG GGTATGAGGAAGTCGTCTGGATCCCCAAAGGCTCCGTCCACATCTTCATCCAGGACCTGAACCTTTCCCTCAGTCACCTGG CCCTGAAGGCGGACCAGGAGTCCCTGCTGCTGGAGGGGCTGCCCGGGACCCCCCAGCCGCACCGCCTGCCCCTGGCTGGGACCACCTTTCAGCTGCGACAGGGGCCAGATCAGACACAGAGCCTGGAAGCCCTGGGACCTATAAATGCGTCTCTCATCGTCATG gTGCTGGCCCGGACAGAGCTGGCGGCCCTCCGCTACCGTTTCAACGCGCCCATCGCCCGGGATGCACTGCCCCCCTACTCCTGGCACTATGCACCCTGGACCAAGTGCTCCGCCCAGTGTGCCGGCG CCAGGTGCAGGCCGTGGAGTGCCGCAATCAGCTGGACAGCTCGGCCGTGGCCCCCCACCACTGCAGCGCCCACAGCAAACTGCCCAAGAGGCAGCGCGCCTGCAACACAGAGCCCTGCCCACCCGA ctGGGTGGTGGGGAACTGGTCGCGCTGCAGCCGCAGCTGTGATGCGGGCGTGCGCAGCCGCTCCGTCGTGTGCCAGCGCCGCGTGTCGGCCGCCGAGGAGAAGGCGCTGGACGACAGCGCGTGCCCGCAGCCGCGCCCGCCAGTGCTGGAGGCCTGCCAGGGCCCCGCTTGCCCGCCGGAGTGGGCGGCCCTGGACTGGTCAGAG TGCACCCCCAGCTGCGGGCCAGGCCTCCGCCACCGCGTCGTCCTTTGCAAGAGCTCAGACCACCGCGCCACGCTGCCCCCCGGGCACTGCCCGCCCGCGGCCAAGCCGCCGGCCACCATGCGCTGCAACTTGCGCCGCTGCCCCCCAGCTCGCTGGGTGGCGGGCGAGTGGGGCGAG TGCTCCGCACAGTGCGGCCTCGGGCAGCAACAGAGGGCGGTGCGCTGCTCCAGCCACACGGGGCAGCCGTCACGCGAGTGCGCCGAGGCCCTGCGGCCCCCCGCCACGCAGCAGTGCGAAGCCAAGTGCGACAGCGCGCCCCCCGGGGACGGCCCCGAAG TTCTGCAGCAGAGCCTACTTCCGCCAGATGTGCTGCAAAACCTGCCAGGGCCGCTAG
- the ADAMTS10 gene encoding A disintegrin and metalloproteinase with thrombospondin motifs 10 isoform X3 gives MAPACHILRWVLTLGLGLTFEVLHAFRSQDEFLSSLESYEIAFPTRVDHNGALLAFSPPPPRRQRRGTGPAAESRLFYKVAAPSTHFLLNLTRSPRLLAGHVSVEYWTREGLAWQRAARPHCLYAGHLQGQAGSSRVAISTCGGLHGLIVADEEEYLIEPLQVGPKGTQGPEESGPHVVYKRSSLRHPHLDTACGVRDEKPWKGRPWWLRTLKPPPARPLGNETERGQPGLKRSVSRERYVETLVVADKMMVAYHGRRDVEQYVLAIMNIVAKLFQDSSLGNIVNILVTRLILLTEDQPTLEITHHAGKSLDSFCKWQKSIVNRSGHGNAIPENGVANHDTAVLITRHDICIYKNKPCGTLGLAPVGGMCERERSCSINEDIGLATAFTIAHEIGHTFGMNHDGVGNSCGARGQDPAKLMAAHITMKTNPFVWSSCSRDYITSFLDSGLGLCLNNRPPRQDFVYPTVAPGQAYDADEQCRFQHGVKSRQCKYGEVCSELWCLSKSNRCITNSIPAAEGTLCQTHTIDKGWCYKRVCVPFGSRPEGVDGAWGPWTPWGDCSRTCGGGVSSSSRHCDSPRPTIGGKYCLGERRRHRSCNTDDCPPGSQDFREMQCSEFDSVPFRGKFYTWKTYRGGGVKACSLTCLAEGFNFYTERAAAVVDGTPCRPDTVDICVSGECKHVGCDRVLGSDLREDKCRVCGGDGSACETIEGVFSPASPAAGYEEVVWIPKGSVHIFIQDLNLSLSHLALKADQESLLLEGLPGTPQPHRLPLAGTTFQLRQGPDQTQSLEALGPINASLIVMVLARTELAALRYRFNAPIARDALPPYSWHYAPWTKCSAQCAGGEAARCRPWSAAISWTARPWPPTTAAPTANCPRGSAPATQSPAHPTGWWGTGRAAAAAVMRACAAAPSCASAACRPPRRRRWTTARARSRARQCWRPARAPLARRSGRPWTGQSAPPAAGQASATASSFARAQTTAPRCPPGTARPRPSRRPPCAATCAAAPQLAGWRASGASAPHSAASGSNRGRCAAPATRGSRHASAPRPCGPPPRSSAKPSATARPPGTAPKFCSRAYFRQMCCKTCQGR, from the exons ATGGCTCCCGCCTGCCATATCCTCCGCTGGGTCCTCACCCTGGGGCTGGGCCTCACATTCGAAGTCCTACATGCCTTCCGGTCTCAAG ATGAGTTCCTGTCCAGTCTGGAGAGCTATGAGATCGCATTCCCCACTCGAGTGGACCATAATGGGGCACTGCTGGCCTtctcgcccccgcccccccggagGCAGCGTCGGGGCACAGGGCCAGCCGCAGAGTCCCGCCTCTTCTACAAGGTGGCTGCACCCAGCACCCACTTCCTGCTGAACCTGACCCGCAGCCCCCGCCTTCTAGCAGGGCACGTCTCCGTGGAGTACTGGACACGGGAGGGCCTGGCCTGGCAGAGGGCTGCCCGGCCCCACTGCCTCTACGCCGGCCACTTGCAGGGCCAGGCCGGCAGCTCCCGTGTGGCCATCAGCACCTGTGGGGGCCTG CATGGCCTCATTGTGGCAGATGAAGAAGAATACTTGATCGAGCCCCTGCAAGTTGGGCCCAAAGGAACCCAGGGCCCAGAGGAGAGTGGCCCCCATGTGGTATACAAGCGCTCCTCTCTGCGTCACCCCCACCTGGACACAGCCTGTGGAGTGAGAG ACGAGAAACCGTGGAAGGGGCGGCCATGGTGGCTGCGCACCCTGAAGCCGCCACCTGCCAGGCCCCTGGGGAATGAAACAGAGCGTGGCCAGCCAGGCCTGAAGCGCTCGGTCAGCCGAGAGCGCTACGTGGAGACCCTGGTGGTGGCTGACAAGATGATGGTGGCCTACCACGGGCGCCGAGACGTGGAACAGTACGTGCTGGCCATCATGAACATT GTTGCCAAACTTTTCCAGGACTCGAGTCTGGGAAACATCGTTAATATCCTGGTGACACGCCTCATCCTGCTCACGGAGGACCAG CCCACCCTGGAGATCACCCACCACGCCGGGAAGTCCCTGGACAGCTTCTGTAAGTGGCAGAAATCCATCGTGAACCGCAGCGGCCATGGCAACGCCATTCCGGAGAACGGTGTGGCCAACCATGACACAGCGGTGCTCATCACGcg CCACGACATCTGCATCTACAAGAACAAACCGTGCGGTACGCTAG GCCTGGCACCCGTGGGCGGGAtgtgtgagcgggagaggagctGCAGTATCAACGAGGACATTGGCCTGGCCACGGCCTTCACCATCGCCCACGAGATCGGACACAC GTTTGGCATGAACCACGACGGCGTGGGGAACAGCTGCGGGGCCCGTGGCCAGGACCCAGCAAAGCTCATGGCCGCCCACATCACCATGAAGACCAACCCTTTCGTGTGGTCGTCCTGCAGCCGCGACTACATCACCAGCTTTCTGGA CTCAGGCCTGGGGCTGTGCCTGAACAACCGGCCCCCCAGACAGGACTTCGTGTACCCGACCGTAGCACCCGGCCAGGCCTACGACGCGGATGAACAGTGCCGCTTCCAACATGGAGTCAAATCGCGTCAGTGTAAATACGGG GAGGTCTGCAGCGAGCTGTGGTGTCTGAGCAAGAGCAACCGATGCATCACCAACAGCATTCCAGCCGCCGAGGGCACGCTGTGCCAGACGCACACCATCGACAAGGGG tGGTGCTACAAGAGAGTGTGCGTCCCCTTCGGGTCGCGGCCGGAGGGCGTGGACGGGGCTTGGGGCCCGTGGACCCCGTGGGGCGACTGCAGCCGGACGTGCGGCGGCGGCGTGTCCTCCTCCAGCCGTCATTGCGACAGCCCCAG gcCAACGATCGGGGGCAAGTACTGCCTGGGTGAGAGACGGCGGCACCGCTCCTGCAACACCGAC GACTGTCCCCCAGGCTCTCAGGACTTCAGGGAAATGCAGTGCTCTGAATTTGACAGTGTCCCCTTCCGTGGAAAATTCTACACATGGAAGACATACCGAGGAG GGGGCGTGAAGGCCTGCTCACTCACGTGCCTGGCCGAAGGCTTCAACTTCTACACCGAGAGGGCGGCAGCCGTGGTGGACGGGACGCCCTGCCGCCCAGACACGGTGGACATTTGCGTCAGCGGCGAGTGCAAG cacgtGGGCTGTGACCGGGTCCTGGGCTCCGACCTGAGGGAAGACAAGTGCAGGGTCTGTGGTGGTGACGGCAGTGCCTGCGAAACCATTGAGGGGGTCTTCAGCCCAGCTTCGCCTGCAGCCG GGTATGAGGAAGTCGTCTGGATCCCCAAAGGCTCCGTCCACATCTTCATCCAGGACCTGAACCTTTCCCTCAGTCACCTGG CCCTGAAGGCGGACCAGGAGTCCCTGCTGCTGGAGGGGCTGCCCGGGACCCCCCAGCCGCACCGCCTGCCCCTGGCTGGGACCACCTTTCAGCTGCGACAGGGGCCAGATCAGACACAGAGCCTGGAAGCCCTGGGACCTATAAATGCGTCTCTCATCGTCATG gTGCTGGCCCGGACAGAGCTGGCGGCCCTCCGCTACCGTTTCAACGCGCCCATCGCCCGGGATGCACTGCCCCCCTACTCCTGGCACTATGCACCCTGGACCAAGTGCTCCGCCCAGTGTGCCGGCGGTGAG GCAGCCAGGTGCAGGCCGTGGAGTGCCGCAATCAGCTGGACAGCTCGGCCGTGGCCCCCCACCACTGCAGCGCCCACAGCAAACTGCCCAAGAGGCAGCGCGCCTGCAACACAGAGCCCTGCCCACCCGA ctGGGTGGTGGGGAACTGGTCGCGCTGCAGCCGCAGCTGTGATGCGGGCGTGCGCAGCCGCTCCGTCGTGTGCCAGCGCCGCGTGTCGGCCGCCGAGGAGAAGGCGCTGGACGACAGCGCGTGCCCGCAGCCGCGCCCGCCAGTGCTGGAGGCCTGCCAGGGCCCCGCTTGCCCGCCGGAGTGGGCGGCCCTGGACTGGTCAGAG TGCACCCCCAGCTGCGGGCCAGGCCTCCGCCACCGCGTCGTCCTTTGCAAGAGCTCAGACCACCGCGCCACGCTGCCCCCCGGGCACTGCCCGCCCGCGGCCAAGCCGCCGGCCACCATGCGCTGCAACTTGCGCCGCTGCCCCCCAGCTCGCTGGGTGGCGGGCGAGTGGGGCGAG TGCTCCGCACAGTGCGGCCTCGGGCAGCAACAGAGGGCGGTGCGCTGCTCCAGCCACACGGGGCAGCCGTCACGCGAGTGCGCCGAGGCCCTGCGGCCCCCCGCCACGCAGCAGTGCGAAGCCAAGTGCGACAGCGCGCCCCCCGGGGACGGCCCCGAAG TTCTGCAGCAGAGCCTACTTCCGCCAGATGTGCTGCAAAACCTGCCAGGGCCGCTAG